DNA sequence from the Leptolyngbya sp. SIO1E4 genome:
AGCCTTACGTCGCCTCATCCAACCCTTTATTTTGCGACGCACCAAAGACCAAGTGCTGAAGGAGTTACCCTCCCGCACCGAAATTACTCTACAGGTTGAACTCAGCCCTGAGGAAATGGCCTTTTATGAGGCACTGCGTCGGGAGGCGATCGAGAAGCTCAGCGACAGTGAGGCCGAGGCTGGCCCTAAACATTTGCAGGTGCTAGCGGAAATCATGCGGCTCCGACGAGCCTGCTGCAATCCCCGACTGGTGCGCCCCGAGATGGGCCTGGCCAGTACCAAGCTACAGCAGTTCGGCGAAGTGCTGGAAGAACTGCTAGACAACAATCACAAGGCGCTTGTCTTCAGTCAGTTTGTCGATCATCTGACCATCCTAAGAGAGTATCTAGACAAACAACAGATTCCTTATCAGTACCTGGATGGCAGCACTCCGGCTAAGCAGCGGAAGATCCGTGTCGATGCCTTTCAACAAGGGGACGGGGATGTCTTTTTGATTAGCCTCAAGGCGGGTGGCACGGGTCTGAATCTCACCGCGGCGGATTATGTGATCCATATGGACCCCTGGTGGAATCCAGCGGTGGAAGATCAAGCCAGCGATCGCGCCCATCGCATTGGTCAACAGCGCCCCGTGACAATCTATCGCCTGGTGGCCAAAGGCACGATTGAAGACAAAATCGTGGCGCTGCATCAAACCAAACGGGACCTGGCCGACAGCCTCCTAACTGGTTCAGATGTCAGCGGCAAGATATCTACTGATGAGTTGTTGTCATTAATTCAGAATTAGTTGATGTAAAGTTGCCGGGGCATCGAATCATTGCCAGTACCACAGTGACCTGAGCCTTGAACTTTACGGGCGAAGATGGATTTACGCCCTAGAATTATGGACTGACCAAACAGCAAGTCTCATCAGTCTTAAACTCAATAAACGTCACTATTTTTGCCCTGTTTTTAGCACAGATTAGAGGTGCAACGCCTTAATTCAGAACACTTCTTAGGCAGATTGTCACCCTTTCAAAGTTCACACAATCCTACAAACATTGCTTGAAGCTCACAAAGCCCGTATTCATCTTTGGCTATCCAATCAAATTGGGTGTAATCAGACTAAGCCGTATAGCATATCCTGTAGTTAGAAACTTTATGACACGACTACGACTATTGGAATAGAGTTACCTCCAGTATTTACTATCTCCTATGCAAATTCCTGGTGAACATCAATAGCATCATCGTTAACTAACTAGCTCCTGATAAGAGGGGAGGACGTCAATACAGATATCTAGTGCAGCGTCAAGCCTTGATTTTAGGGTTGCCACCTTTGAAAAAGCTTGTCAAACAAGAGCTTCAGAGAGAACCAACCCTAATTCTTAGTGTTGACAGAGCACTAGTTTCGTCTCTTAAAAAGAGAAGGGATGCAACATGTCGAAAAAGAGAATCTTACAGTTTCTAAGCAGTTTTATTGCTGGATTTATTTCAGTTTTACTCTTTCATCAACCTGTTCTTGCTCTGCTGTATGGCATTGGATTCATTCCCTTCGCTCCATATCCAATGGTGCCAACTCCCCCCTTTGGGATTCCTCAAATTTGGGCTAGCGCTTTTTGGGGAGGAGTGTGGGGCATCGTGTTGAGCATACTGATTTTTCGAGCGAGACGAGACTTACGCTATTGGCTAACCATTTCATTGTTTAGCGCGGTAGCCGTCACAGCTGCATTCCTGTTCATTGTCCTGCCTTTACGAGGTCAGCCGGTTGCAGGTGGATGGCAGCCCAACCTCATCGTAACTGGATTAATGGTGAATGGAGCCTGGGGAGTCGGTACGGCCTTGCTTCTGCAGTGGCTTCCGAACTTAAATCCAACAGCGATTTCCAGAAGTATCCGTCGCAAAATTTTGGTCACAATCGGTTTGATCGTGCTTTGGACAGTGGCTGTCATCGCTGTCGTGTTTGTTGAGGCATTTTGGTTGGCTCGTCCAGCAGCACCTCGCGGGGATTTGGCGGCAATCGAGAATTATCTGGTTCAAAATCTCAGCCAGGCCACAGATCAGAAACTAGGCAATGCAGCTTTGATCCTAGTTGAGAATGATGAGATTGCGGCAGAACACAGCTTTGGTGTCGCAGATGCTGAAACACAGGCTCCTGTGAAGTCTAATCAGACCCTCTATCAGCTTGCCTCAGTAAGTAAAGTTGTATCCGCCTGGGGCATCATGAAGCTGGTTGAGGAGGGCACACTGGCTTTGGATGAACCGGTATTGCCCCACTTGACACGCTGGCAGTTTCCGGCGGGTGATGAGTATCGCAACCAGGTGACAGTCAGGCATCTGCTGAGTCATACCGCTGGGTTAGAAGACGGCTTTGGATATGATGGCTTTCTGCCGGGCGAAACGATTCAGACCCTGGAAGAATCACTCACGTTGACCCAAAATCCATCAGCCGGTGAACCCCGTGGGGTCACGGTGGCCAGAGAACCGGGAAAAGAATGGTATTACTCAGGGGGTGGCTACACCCTTTTGCAACTCTTGATTGAGGAGGTTACAAAGCAGCCATTTGCGGATTACATGGCAGAGGCTGTTTTGCAGCCGTTAGGGATGGCAGGGGCGAGTTTTGATTGGGAGACAATTTCGGCTGAAGGTCGGGCAGGCGATATCGCTACAAGTTTTGATGCTGAACTCAAACCCAGCGATCATCGTCGTTACACTGCCACAGCTGCCGCTTCACTCTATGCAACACCTCAGGATATGGCTCAGTTTGTCCGGGCTTATGCCCAAGAGAATCCAGTACTCAGCCAAGAGTCACTTGATCAGATGATGAGACCCCAACCAGGAACTGACAACATTCGAGGATGGGGATTGGGTCATATTCTTTACGTTGAGAATGATGTGGGTGGTTATGTGGTGGGTCATGACGGTGGAAACTCGCCTGCGCTGGGCCATACTTTGCGAGTAAATCCTGCGACAGGCAATGGCATTGTGCTGATGATTTCAGGAAATTTGAGTTTGGCAAGTCAACTAGGAGATGACTGGGTTTACTGGGAAACCGGTAAGGTATCGTTTTTTGCGCGGATGAGAATCTTGGGCAATCGGCTGTTGCCAGGATTAGTGGCGATTGTTATTGGGGCGATCGCGATCGTGGTCGTGCGTTGGAAATTGTTGGAATAGAGTCAGATTCTTTACCTATAAGGGATGCATCAATGCTCACACAGACTCCAATGGCATGCAGCAACGCCCGCTCTCTGCAAGAAAAGTTCAGCGTTCATCTCAGCGGGTGATTCCGCCAAGGGGCTAGATATAGGTCAAGATGGGACAATCCGTTGACCTTTACAGACAGCCAAAAGAATGAGCCATATAATTCTGTGGATTTTAGGATTTAGCACACTGTGGGCGGGTCTGCGGCTGTTTGATGATGAGGCGCTGCTAATTGTAAGTATCCTTGTGGGGGTGGTGCTGGTGCTCGCGGGTCTACTCGCGGCCCCTGTAAAACTACAGATTGCCATTGAGGTTGTGCTGATAGTCGCGCTCTTCCACGTTTGTATGGAGTGTGTCAGGCGGGGCGATCGCGCTTAGAGGCTGACTCGCTCGACGTTGTCGTTAATTCAGGCAACAGTGGGTAAGTGCCCGATGATCTTAGAGTGCGCCAAAGAATACATTGTCCAGGACCCCGGTTTCTCTCAAACCCCAGCCATTCTCTGGTTAGGCTTTGTAGAAACCGGGGTCCTATCGTGGGATATTTTTTACCTGGACGACTCTTACACCGATTCTCCAAATCAGCGCTACACATGGCCACCCTACCGCCTGCGGCACCTCCCCTTGCCAAGGGGAGGCTGGGAGGGGTCTGATCTGTCGCTTTAGAAACGAGAACTGGGATTATACCCGTGAACTCGTCAAGCTACGATGTCGCTGAAATCATCGCCATCAGAAGGATACTTGGTCGTGTGCTCTTCATCCGCATCTGACGGATGTTTGTTAGTTGTTCCAGAACCGTTTCCGCCACTGATATTCTTGAGGTCTTCTTCAGAAAGATCTTGAACACTCTGTCCTTCTAGATACCGAGCAAAGAAGGGAATTGCCTGGCTATTGGAATAATAATCTTTGTGAGCAGTCATCGGTTTTTCCTTGATTTTCAAAGCGTTTAATGTTCATTGACTGGGATCGCTCGGTGCTGAGCGATCGCATCGGTTAGGTAAATGACTCAAGCGATCGCTTACATGGGAACGCCATGATCCTCATCACCGTCTGAGGGATATTTATGAGTAACGTCAAATTTTTTCGGAGTTGCGACTTCATCAATATCGGATGGAGTTTTAAAGGTCACCAGAGGGCTAACCCCACCACTCACCTTCTTCGCTTCCTCTTCAGAGAGTTCTTGAGTGATTTGTTTCTCTAAATATCGAGCAAAGAAAGGAACTTCCCGAGCATCAATTGGGTGATTATCGTTCATCATTTTCCCTCTAGAATTCAAGGTTTAATCTTCTACCTCCAACTAATCAGGATGTGATTCCATGATCATCGTCATCATCTGAAGGATATTTGTGAGTCACAATATCTCTTGGAGAATTTCGATGGGCACCGACTTCATCAACATCCCCTGGATGCTTAACAGTCTGAATGCTTTGGCCGAATCCACCTTTGACCTTTTGGGCATCCTCTTCAGATATGTCTTGAGTAATCTGAGCCTCTAAATATCGAGCAAAGAAAGGAACTTCTTGTTCATTGAAATCACGTCTGTTGTCAGCCATGATTTTGCGCCTCCGTGAGGGTTTCAAGGATTTCTTGGAACTTTTTCAACTCTTCGTAAAAGGGGAGGGGAGGCATAGGCTCTTTGTATGTAGGTAAGAAGCCGCCGCTAATTTGCTTGAGGTCTACTGCATCAAGCGCTTGAGTCAGTGGTTTTTCAAGAGATTGTATGGTAAAAGAGCCTGGTCGGAGCCTAGAATTTTGCTTGCTGTTATTCATCGCTCTCCGCCTTTAATCTCAGTGAATTTGACGTAGGTTGCTGACTAATTGACAAAGGTACTTAGGAGATTAGGTCGAGGCAACCCTAGTCTTCGAGTCCTTCATCTAAATCTGAAGGAAATTTATGGGTGGTAGCAGATCCTTCAGAAGGCTTAAATCCACCCCCGATCTTCTTTGCTTCTTCTTGAGAGATCTCTTGTGTGACCTGCCCTTCTAAATAGCGAGCAAAGAAAGGAGTTTCCTGGGCGTTGTGGTCACGATTATTGTGGGGCATTGGTCTTCTCCTTTAATATCAGAGAGCTTGACATGAACGCATCTTGTTTTGATGAATCTCCTAGC
Encoded proteins:
- a CDS encoding beta-lactamase family protein, translating into MVNGAWGVGTALLLQWLPNLNPTAISRSIRRKILVTIGLIVLWTVAVIAVVFVEAFWLARPAAPRGDLAAIENYLVQNLSQATDQKLGNAALILVENDEIAAEHSFGVADAETQAPVKSNQTLYQLASVSKVVSAWGIMKLVEEGTLALDEPVLPHLTRWQFPAGDEYRNQVTVRHLLSHTAGLEDGFGYDGFLPGETIQTLEESLTLTQNPSAGEPRGVTVAREPGKEWYYSGGGYTLLQLLIEEVTKQPFADYMAEAVLQPLGMAGASFDWETISAEGRAGDIATSFDAELKPSDHRRYTATAAASLYATPQDMAQFVRAYAQENPVLSQESLDQMMRPQPGTDNIRGWGLGHILYVENDVGGYVVGHDGGNSPALGHTLRVNPATGNGIVLMISGNLSLASQLGDDWVYWETGKVSFFARMRILGNRLLPGLVAIVIGAIAIVVVRWKLLE
- a CDS encoding microviridin/marinostatin family tricyclic proteinase inhibitor, with the translated sequence MTAHKDYYSNSQAIPFFARYLEGQSVQDLSEEDLKNISGGNGSGTTNKHPSDADEEHTTKYPSDGDDFSDIVA
- a CDS encoding microviridin/marinostatin family tricyclic proteinase inhibitor; translated protein: MNDNHPIDAREVPFFARYLEKQITQELSEEEAKKVSGGVSPLVTFKTPSDIDEVATPKKFDVTHKYPSDGDEDHGVPM
- a CDS encoding microviridin/marinostatin family tricyclic proteinase inhibitor — encoded protein: MADNRRDFNEQEVPFFARYLEAQITQDISEEDAQKVKGGFGQSIQTVKHPGDVDEVGAHRNSPRDIVTHKYPSDDDDDHGITS
- a CDS encoding microviridin/marinostatin family tricyclic proteinase inhibitor, with product MPHNNRDHNAQETPFFARYLEGQVTQEISQEEAKKIGGGFKPSEGSATTHKFPSDLDEGLED